The Mastacembelus armatus chromosome 14, fMasArm1.2, whole genome shotgun sequence genomic interval TGGCTTTCGCGAACACTGCTACTGTTGGCAGGCTGCTGTCTACAATCCCGATTGCCTCGTAGCCTACGTCAGGTCCCAGGTCGCTCCTGTGGCAAACCAAATGGGAACATAATACAGGTTGAAGGAATAAAAGAATTCAGAGCTCTCAAAGCAATTAGCATTGTCGCTTCATGGATTTCTTCTATGACTTTAGTATAAATTTTTAATGTAACTGAAGAATACCCTAAAAAACCTGCCttatttcaaatgtgttttttctctccatatTAATGATACTGTTTTTAGAGTTAACTCAATATATATTGACACTGCAGTTACACATACTGTCATTTTGTGCCAACTAGTGTCAGACACATTTTCTAAGCAAAAAAATTCCTCAAATTTCTGGTGAAAATATTTCTGGTTCACGCTCCAATGTGAAGTACAACAAAGTCTAGATTCTCAAAGTTTACTGTCAAAACAGCTTCCCCTACACAGTGTGCGTGTTTCTGTGGTCCAAACATCTTCTCCTccagacatacacaaacacacacgctaCATACACAAAACAGAGGGCACttgttaaaaatgtcactgtgaacTTCTGTAACACCCCCCACCACCATAGCCCCCTGATGAGTTTCAAGCTATGCAATGTCAAGCCCAGTAATGTCACAGTGAACTGAGCAGAGTCCTCAGAACTTGGCACATTACATGCTGTGGTCATTCTGCCCTGAATCTGTGAACTAAATGTGACGTCATTCAGAACCATCCACATCTATGGCTCATGAAGATGTTTGGGGGCAATCTGTCATCACTTTTCTAGGTTACTCTTCTAACATTCTTATTTATGAAAGGCTTTTAGTATgtaaggctgaaaaaaaaaaagggacttGACATATTACTTAATTGACCAAAATAACTGCAACGGTTTATGCTGTTTTACAGTAAATGCACATCAGCCTGATATTTACAcataacacacagaaatatcaaTATATCTGAATACATCTGCTGGTGGGTAACCCACAATAGCTTGAGTAATGGCCCTGTGCTTTTTCTTGATTGCAAAGAAACCAtggtgtaagtgtgtgtgtgtcaaatttCACCAGCTGctaaaaacatgcagcagcatcagcagcattCATCTGTGTAGGGAGGGCCACGTTCCACACTTTGCTTCAAATTTTGGCAACTCCCTCAATATCTTCCAGGATCATATCAGTAACTTAAAACAGAATTAGTAAATTCATGAccagtttgaaaaaaaatgagaaattttTACAGAGTATGGTGGCCCTCTGCTGGCAACTCCTGTCTTAAAGTCCTCTAAaggcattttaaatattttaggaCATAATGGCATTCAAGACTTGAGCGCAATCATGCATGTTCTTCTGACTTAAAAAAAGGATTCAATTTGGGTTATTTGTAGAACTGCACATGTTGCCCCAGTGCTAACCTATTTAAATCTATCCTATGAATGTGGACCTGTGCAATCGACAATTCAGGCTGACTCTCATCTTCTCTTTGATTTAGTGATGTGTGAAAACCGTAAGTTGCTGATAAGAAATAGGAACCAGTCTTATACCAACCAGAACATGGACTGATGCCAGTAGGGTTTGCTGGCTCCTGTCATGTTCTCTCCTGCAAGTCTACCACTCACAACGGCGTGATCGTGGTGTTCCACCCGTCGGCGGCCCAGTCTGATGTCGTAGAAACATGCAGCATCTCCTGCCTAACATGAGACATAATGCATTGCAGATAGGTGGTATGGATTTCAATGTATAATTATAGTTTCATGTTATTAGAAGTAGCTGAAGTTTTTCCTTTTGCATAAAACGCTAAAGTCAAAAGAATAGACATTAtacttactgtacatgtctACAGAGATGTATTATGTGCCCTGAAGAGGGCACTATAATCTAAGCTAAGGCTGAAACACTGTACATCTTACACTTGATCTACAGAGTATACATATTAAACCTTAAAATCCAGCACAGTGGTTGgtctttttcttccatttactTACATTAAAAGAATGCAGAtttgacaaattaaaatgaCTCCTTTCAGCTTTTTAAAGGAGTAACTAATAGTGAAATTTAACAGCAATATTTGGTACCACAAATAATTATCAGCTTCACTAATTAAAGAATACATGCTCTTGAGTTGCCAAAGTCAGTCAAaatctgtcactgtttttaCAAAGATGAGTGCAGTACATGCACAGTAGAGGTCAAAATGTCAGTGGTGGAGGGAAGACCTTGAATTGATTTTGAGCAGAATGCTGGATTTCAGCTTTCCTACACAGGTCTTCATTGCGTTGGCAGTTTTTATTGGATTACTACTTTAACGAACTTCAGCTTACCACCCAAATATTGGATCTTGCTTGCAGCTCTGCGTTGACTCGATAACCCCCAAAGTCAGAGTCCACCTCCAGACCTGCCGACTTTGCAAGATCAACATTGGGCTCCAGGCCAACAGCTGCAACAATGTGATCAGTTTTCACCTATAAGGTGAAGCACAAGATAATAAGTAACTAATAGGACTCAGTGTTCACTTACTTATTATATGGCACATGTGCAAAAATGTGAACCTACCAATCGGCCGTCCTTCAGTTGGATTTCTAACTTATCATCTTTGTAGGTAACAGATTTCACCAAAGCTTCTGAGATGATTTTCACACCCTCTGGAAAAAAAGatgtaataaaagaaaaaatgagggggaaaaaaaaaaaaaaaaaaaaaaaaaagagtctacAGCTGGAGATGAAACTTCAAAAAATAGATATTAACCTCTTTTGACTTTTTCTGTTGTCCAGTTGCTCAAATACTCAGGGAGAACTTTCCCCATGTTGCCTTTCTCAGGGAACATCTGAAGCACTTCCAGGCCAGACTCAGTTGCTAAAAAGAGAAAGCAACAACTAAGTTCTGTTAAACATCAGCATTAACATCTATTTTGTCATTGTCTAAATTTGCCCAGCAGTCTTACATCTCCTGCCAAGGGCACAGGCCAGCTCGCTGCCCAAAAAACCACCTCCAATGATTGTGATGGACTTTATGTTTCTGGACGCTTTGTCCAATGATTTGAAGTCTTCAATCTGTGGTGGAGAGCAACACTGATATCAAATTTacttcagaataaaaaatactgGCATGTAAAACTTTCTGTAATTTCACACATTTACTATTACTTCCTCAGCTAAAATATGGCACTTCTATGCTTTTTCCAccaaaaattaattaattctgtcaaaagtcaaaaataaaGCTACCTTGCTCTAATGGTTAAACACTGACCTTGCGGAATAATGTTGTCCTCCTTATCACCTCTTCTCCTGCTCTTTCAATGACCTGTAAATTTCTTGGCACACCACctaaggaaaaaaacaaaaaacaaaaatgaacttCTACCAGTTTTAAGCCACATGCAGTCATAATTGCACCTTAAAACAACCTACCTGTAGCAATCAAACACTTGTCATATGAAATCTCAGTATCATCAtccagttttactttgtttcCTCTCACATCCATGTGAACAAcctaaaacaaatatttgttttcaaaaatgtcattatCTGCACATCTACATCAGCAAATAAAAGCCTCTTACATGTTGTATATATTATCCGAATACTATCATGTACTGTACAGAATTATGCAGTTAACACAATAAAGTGTATGATGAGGTAATGAAAACAATTATAAACTGACCTTTTTGTCAGTGAGAACCGCCACTCCCCCGTTTTCCGCACTATCAAATTCTTCAGGATTGATATAGAATGATGGTGGCTGGAAGTAGATACTggcaaataaatacaaacatagTACAAtgattaaactttttttttttcttattgtagAGCATCTTCTTTCATATCAATTTCAGTTGATATTATGACAATAAACATTGTGAAATCATTGTGCCTCTCAGGTCTTTCCCTGGAAAAGAAATCATTTGCAATAGAGGCAGTGATGAGTTTTCTTTTGCGTCAACAGAGGTTTGctgaataatgaaaaaaaaaaaaaaaaaatcagtagtaACAGAGTCTAGTAACATGCTGATAGCTGAACAGAAAAATGCCACCAAAGCTTGCCTGATTGACCAGTATTAAAATAGTCATACAGTTGTACACAGGAAGAAGATAATGTAATAAAGCTGattaaatcaaaaacacaatgcaagAAACTTAAAACACACCTTCTTTCCTTTCCATTCCACTGTTTGAAACGCAGTGTTTCCGTCACAGTGGGGTCATCAGAGAACCACAGTTCCTTAGAAAGAGGTGGCCTCATGTACGGAAGGTCTGGCTCATCAGTCACAATTAATACCTGGTATGAATTTTAACAGTAAATGATATCAGAGTGTCACTTGACAGATAACATATGTCAAATGGAGAAACTCAAGTACAACTATGAGAATTACTATGTGAACAACTAACTGAATTTGGCCTTACTGACCCTGGCACCGGGGTCTCTGGCACGAATAGATCGGGCAGCAGCAAAAGATGCTGTACCTCCACCAATAAGAAGGTATGGAGCATGTGAGGGGATCTTCTTGAGAGAAGCAGGTATGGAATCCACTGCTGCAGTTTGCAAGAGAGAACGACAGCAAGCATgcgagagagagacagagagagagagcaagagggagagagatggggcgagagagagggagagagaggcaatAAGCAAAAGAAGGGGAGAGAGTCAGCACATACTCATCAGTACCCATtatttatacaaacaaaaataaaaagtttcatGTTATCGTTATAAGAATTCAAACAATAtgaaagagaaatgaacagGCAGAGATAAAAGCtgtaatgagaaaaatattcaaataaaaacaaaaggtgtTTGAAATGATtatcaaaacaggaaaaagtatCGCTGTTGTGTCTGCCTGCTTCCTCACTCCAACTAAAGCTAGACTTGGGTCTTACCACTATTTGCCACAACTTCAGGCTGAGGCTTGGGTGGCTCTGTTGCAGGGGtttctgctgctggtgctggttCTGTTAGTGTAACCGGATCATTAAGTTAAGATGTATAAACCCTTACATGTGTTAAACGTACATGACCGGTTCCATGCACAGATCTGACTGAGTTCTTACCACTCTCCAAAACAGGTTCACTGGGCTGCTCTGTTATTTCAGCTGGGGACGGCTCATAGTTGGGTGTTGGTTCTGGTGGTATAGTGGCAAAGTTACATAAACTAATTTACAGTTAACGTGCTCTACAGTTACTATGGGAAATCCATCTTTAACTGAGCTGTATATATCTACTGCATAGACTGAGGTCagatggaaaagaagaaatactcccaaaaaaacaaatacacacacaaaaaaagcctACTATTTACCCTCCCCAACTACAAGTGCAGATGACCCTGTTTCCGCTTTTGGGGATGCTTCTACAACAAGCTCATCTGTTGTGGAAGCAATCCCTAGCATAGGTTTAGACTAAATTCCTTAGCGATTATTGACAGGGGAAACAATCTGGATTGATGCATTTATTTAGCTTTACCAGGGAGTGCTTTCCAAGAGCATGCACACTAACACAGTGACAAGTGGAAGGTGCCCAAGTTGTGGTTAACATCTACAGAAACCTATATAACATATGTCACATGAGGAAAGATAAATATAACATAAAGAACCGAGTATTCAGCAGTAACACAGTGTCAATTCTAATTTTAAGTCGCACATATGTTGCCACACTGATGTTTATGTGTACAAGTATCAGGGATGACGTGTTTTCCGTTTCATAACTTCCTtcccaaaaaacagaaatatttacagTTCAGAATAGAGGTGAGTATGTGACGGCCTGAAGGCTTTAGTGAAACAAGGTTAAaggacacaaaataaatgacatcCAACAAAACAC includes:
- the aifm1 gene encoding apoptosis-inducing factor 1, mitochondrial isoform X1; this translates as MLKCRAVWKKLSPLARAPSAVSRLNGRRAGLNNGRPPSHLPVAHMSTGPAGGGGENQLYVLLVGAACVGGVFYAYQTIRGDQQRYQNRMAELSSRAQSTVSGKTTVSIQSELSAVPEPESQGATSPEEPGPPTPAAEVAAPSETTEPPSEPTPNYEPSPAEITEQPSEPVLESEPAPAAETPATEPPKPQPEVVANSAVDSIPASLKKIPSHAPYLLIGGGTASFAAARSIRARDPGARVLIVTDEPDLPYMRPPLSKELWFSDDPTVTETLRFKQWNGKERSIYFQPPSFYINPEEFDSAENGGVAVLTDKKVVHMDVRGNKVKLDDDTEISYDKCLIATGGVPRNLQVIERAGEEVIRRTTLFRKIEDFKSLDKASRNIKSITIIGGGFLGSELACALGRRSTESGLEVLQMFPEKGNMGKVLPEYLSNWTTEKVKREGVKIISEALVKSVTYKDDKLEIQLKDGRLVKTDHIVAAVGLEPNVDLAKSAGLEVDSDFGGYRVNAELQARSNIWVAGDAACFYDIRLGRRRVEHHDHAVVSGRLAGENMTGASKPYWHQSMFWSDLGPDVGYEAIGIVDSSLPTVAVFAKATAKDTPKAATEKSGTGIRSESETEDTATSPVVSATPAPSEQQHKDDYGKGVIFYLRDKVVVGIILWNVFNRMPIARKIIKDGEEHADLNEVAKLFNIHED
- the aifm1 gene encoding apoptosis-inducing factor 1, mitochondrial isoform X2, which gives rise to MLKCRAVWKKLSPLARAPSAVSRLNGRRAGLNNGRPPSHLPVAHMSTGPAGGGGENQLYVLLVGAACVGGVFYAYQTIRGDQQRYQNRMAELSSRAQSTVSGKTTVSIQSELSAVPEPESQGATSPEEPGPPTPAAEVAAPSETTEPPSGSVDSIPASLKKIPSHAPYLLIGGGTASFAAARSIRARDPGARVLIVTDEPDLPYMRPPLSKELWFSDDPTVTETLRFKQWNGKERSIYFQPPSFYINPEEFDSAENGGVAVLTDKKVVHMDVRGNKVKLDDDTEISYDKCLIATGGVPRNLQVIERAGEEVIRRTTLFRKIEDFKSLDKASRNIKSITIIGGGFLGSELACALGRRSTESGLEVLQMFPEKGNMGKVLPEYLSNWTTEKVKREGVKIISEALVKSVTYKDDKLEIQLKDGRLVKTDHIVAAVGLEPNVDLAKSAGLEVDSDFGGYRVNAELQARSNIWVAGDAACFYDIRLGRRRVEHHDHAVVSGRLAGENMTGASKPYWHQSMFWSDLGPDVGYEAIGIVDSSLPTVAVFAKATAKDTPKAATEKSGTGIRSESETEDTATSPVVSATPAPSEQQHKDDYGKGVIFYLRDKVVVGIILWNVFNRMPIARKIIKDGEEHADLNEVAKLFNIHED
- the aifm1 gene encoding apoptosis-inducing factor 1, mitochondrial isoform X3: MLKCRAVWKKLSPLARAPSAVSRLNGRRAGLNNGRPPSHLPVAHMSTGPAGGGGENQLYVLLVGAACVGGVFYAYQTIRGDQQRYQNRMAELSSRAQSTVSGKTTVSIQSELSAVPEPESQGATSPEEPGPPTPAAEVAAPSETTEPPSAVDSIPASLKKIPSHAPYLLIGGGTASFAAARSIRARDPGARVLIVTDEPDLPYMRPPLSKELWFSDDPTVTETLRFKQWNGKERSIYFQPPSFYINPEEFDSAENGGVAVLTDKKVVHMDVRGNKVKLDDDTEISYDKCLIATGGVPRNLQVIERAGEEVIRRTTLFRKIEDFKSLDKASRNIKSITIIGGGFLGSELACALGRRSTESGLEVLQMFPEKGNMGKVLPEYLSNWTTEKVKREGVKIISEALVKSVTYKDDKLEIQLKDGRLVKTDHIVAAVGLEPNVDLAKSAGLEVDSDFGGYRVNAELQARSNIWVAGDAACFYDIRLGRRRVEHHDHAVVSGRLAGENMTGASKPYWHQSMFWSDLGPDVGYEAIGIVDSSLPTVAVFAKATAKDTPKAATEKSGTGIRSESETEDTATSPVVSATPAPSEQQHKDDYGKGVIFYLRDKVVVGIILWNVFNRMPIARKIIKDGEEHADLNEVAKLFNIHED